From the genome of Oxyura jamaicensis isolate SHBP4307 breed ruddy duck chromosome 2, BPBGC_Ojam_1.0, whole genome shotgun sequence:
TGATCAGGTCTTTTACCAAACCCATATGTAATAAAGCTCTGCAAAGTATCTTAAAAACCTGAGAAAGAGAAGCTATGTAAGAAGCATGTTCTAGGCATATGCAAAGTTTTGCGTCTTGGTATCAACCGACCAAAGTTGGGCATAATGTTCTGACATCAAGAGAAATGCAATGGAGTGATAAAGGATCTCTAACTAAAAGCTTGGGGCTGCTTCATGAGGCCatttattactttctttttttttttttttttcagtaggaaaaaaaatatcaaagagtTTTATTAggtgaataaaaaaaattgaaagttaGCTAGGAAAACATTCCAAGGTTAGGACTGCTACAGTATAAAGAAGGAATTTAACTAAGTACAGCTCATTAAAAAGGAGTCAGATgtctataaaaaaaaacattaatttctcaCTGCACTTGAAATCTCTGTTAAAATATGTTCTATTTATACATGTGATTGCTTGTTGCTTAATTTCTGCAGGTTTCATGACATCCTTTTAAAgtcaatttaaataatttccaaaagtgtctttttttctgtgatctATACTGGAGTTTTAGCCACCAGAGTATCTTACATTATTCTGTTATCACCATGCGGGCttgtgttctctctctcttacttAGGGTCTAGCAatgaaatatgaatatgaaagaGTATGTTTAAGTTTGGAGAATGTATTTTTGAATACACAATACCAACTTGTGCGGGTACAGACACCTTTTCGCTTTGGTATATTTTGTAGGCTGACAATTTAACCTTTAATATTTAACCTTTTctggaattaaaatgaaaacttcattAAAAGGTTCAGGCTTGTATGAGTAGAGAAAATGTCTGTAGTGCTGTAAACCTCACTGTGTTTATTAAAGTCATTAAAGAACGGGAAAATAATAGGGTGGGGGCATaatttgcactgaaaaatattaattcatctAATATTGGGAAGTAAGGGCtgaaaagaatcacagaatcacagaatcacagaatttctaggttggaagagacctcaagatcatcgagtccaacctttaacctaacactaacagtccccactaaaccatatccctaagctctacaagAGTCACATGTCACCAAATTTCAGGAAGAATAatgcatgaataaataaaatcccataAGGATTAAGTTAAAAGGACCCTTAGCTGTACCCACACTGAAGGAAGAAGCGTGTTATGAACCCCCACACTTTTCAGATGTCGTCTTCAGAGAAGTGTGATGGCCGTGGCTGCTCACAGGTGAAGGAGCCCATTGACTTCACTCAACTCCAGGAGACCTGGTGTGATCTCACgctttcaaaggaagaaataatgagaagaaggttatatttttattgctggaCTACGATGTGACAAGTTGAAGTCACATGCTGCTATTAAGAGCAAAACCCTTCGTGTGGAGAGAACTAGAGTGTGCACAGACAGGCCACTGATGTGTCTACAGATGGTATCAGTCAAATATCTAGTCCTcgtatttgtttttctttttctggtgcACTACTGGCCCTATACTTATTGCAAATAGTTGCCTTGATTAATTCTGAAGAATACcagtaaatgttttatttgtattctttatattttttttcttcctctcattaGTATGAGTTCCTCCTTTGCTGTTAAAATATAAGAGATCAGAAGTGATGCTTGAATAAACACTGTAGTAATTTATGTAACGCCGTGGCAGTTTCAGATATTCAGCATCATCCAATGTTCCACTAGGTGGAATTTCAAAAGCTGGCTTCCGTGTTTCACACCTGCAAACTACAGCAATATCGAGTAGGAAGCACTGTGTGCCTGCAATTAATTCTGAATGCAGAAGTGAAATCTGGCACCATGCATCAAAGAGCTTGGAGGCCGTTTCTCTGGTTATTTGCTCAGCTGACTGTATTTGATCAGAGCTGATGTCCTCAGCGGTGTGGTGAGGTTGACATACTTACAGGAATCTGAGTGCATTACTAATTGCGGTCACATTGCAGAATGAATAAGTCCAAGGCTTTTCCGTGCCTCTTTCAGTGCTTTCCactgtgaaaaacagaatgagCATTGGTTGATTCTTTGTGATCCACCTGGAACTGagacatttatatttaaattccaTGTAAACAAGGCTCCAATTTAGATTTCAAGGCTACTTGCCTTGTTGTATTTAGACCTTTCTCATCTTGCAGCTTGCACCTCCATGGGACTGACTGCATCCCAAGTAATTGTCAGTCTCAACTCTCATGCTCACAGTAGTTTCTTTGTCCCTTGCAGATTAAGATTTTCTGAAGAAGTCCTGCTGAAATCCCTCCATGCAGTTTTATCCAGTTTTTCATAACTGATTTTGCTTCTCAGGGTGTTCCTTTCATGCCTGTTTTCTGTATAGCttgatgaaattaaaagaaataaacaaacaaaaagcataaaaatgcaGGGGTATTACCAGAAATGTGTTTAGTAACAGGACTGATTCATGCCCAGAGTACAATATGAATAAGCAGTGGGACTGCTTATATGATTAAAACACTCAAAGTTCAGTGCCTTACCCCTGTatattttgttgaaatgtaCCACACTGCTCAAAGAGAGAAAGTAGTCTCTCTGGAAAATGTTTGGAAGTATCTGCATTTTTCACACCCTTTGGATCTATTACTACTAATAATGGTGCCAGTTTCATAGTCTTgtgagaggaagaaggaaagtgGAAAAGAAGCACTGGTCACCCTCCTACCACACTGAGGACTGGCCGATGGAAAAATGCTCTGAGCAAATGGCAGAGGAATATTTGTAAATAGGGACAAACATAGAAGTAATAGCTGTTTTTGGGGAGCTGGCTAAGCATAGAGCACCTCTAGATGTCACTGTAACATTGTAAAATGTAGGTAAGGGAACACTACAAAGCTGACAGGATGGTTTATGTGCTCTGATTCATGGTAACTGTTTCGGTCAGCCTGTAATAAATTAATGGATCATTGGAAATGCTGTTACCAGACATTGATTAAcagcaaaaatcttttttcaatATGTCAGTAAGACTGTTACTAAAATTTTAgtagaatattaaatatttctagttttcttttaacTAACCCAGTTTTAACAGCAAAAGCTAGTGCAGGGTAACAGCTCACTTCTGGAAGGCTTTTCTTTCAGTCCCTGAGGCTCAATCCTGATCTTTTCTGGGCTGTTTTTAAGCCAACAATGATATTGATTACAACTGAGATCATTTATCTTGCTTTACACCAGTACCAATCTAATCAGCTTGGTAGTGATTAAAACAAGCACCATTGATCATAGGAGAAGCATGAGTTAGATCATAGAGTATTTGGATTTGACCAAATAAATcaggctgcagcttcctgaggaaCAATGCAACATGAACACTGTACGCACTAACATATCCATTGCCTTCTCCACAGGACATCAAAGAAAAGTCACATTTAAGTGAGATGGGAACAAATTctacaaaagagaagaaacctCCAGATTCAACAGGttagaatttattattattatatatattttttctgatcaGTTTCTTGTCCTAAGGGTACAACTGCAGAGCCCTTACTTCTTCACAGAAATAGCCCTTACTCTCCTGAACAGCTCTTGTTTGGGTTACATGCATGCTCACCAACATGAGTGAGAGTTGTCCAAATAACATCATGTTGCCATCACATCCAAGCAACTTAACTTGTCATGTGCCTGTGCACATAGTGACAAACTGCTCAAAGAAGTGCTTCGCATAAGGACTTTATTAACCTGATAATAAATCTGAGtgagcaaaacattttccagtgctatgtctgaaaggaaagaatCTGTGGCCCGTGACATcccagttttaaagaaaaagtactCTGCTGAAGCTTATAACCCATCTCTTGCTTAGGAGACATTTACACTGAACATGAAAATAGGAGAGGAAAGCAAGTGCCTAGTTCAAAAAGCAATGGAAGTTATGCTGAGCATGCAACTCCTACTTTAATACCACTACTGACTGTCAGATTCCTTCTTGATCTGTTTACTTATAGAGGGGGCCATCCAGAAGAGCCAGTCCTGCTCTCATGAAGAAGAAGTTGATAAGCTCAACAAGGAAAATGCTGAGAGGGAAAGTTCTGTTCTGCTTCAAATGGATCCTCCCAGACTTCATCATGAAGGGCCAGagcagaagcaagaaaaattgGCTTTTGAAAGCTGTAACAGACACAGGAGGGGTTCTGTTCAGAAATCCTTCACTACAGAAAGGCAACAAGAACAAGAAGCTCTTGATGATGCTTGTCAAAGGATAACTGGGCAGGAAATAGAGAGTGAGTCCCCAGCagatggggagaggaaggaggaacaTCAGGTGTCCGtagctgaaaaacaagaagagaggaagaatgaAGGGGAAGGAGTTGCTgataagaatgaaaaagaggATAAGGAACCACCAGCACTATCTCCAAATCAAGATGAGGCAGGACAAAGCCAGGATGAAGAGGCAACAGAGGGAAGGTAAGATCTGAAACTTAGGCTATACATTCTTAAGAGATACTTGCTTTAGAAAAACACATAGTTCAAGTTTCACATCAAAGTGGCTGCTTAATATAAATATTGGTGAAAATACAGCCTAATACAAAAGTGTAAAATAGTTTACCTGTCTGAGATCTAAGCTCTAAACTGAAATTATACCCTAAGAACAGACAGGCAATCTATGGTACTGGCAGTGTGCTGTGATGATTTGCTTGGGAGAAAGGTTAGGATGATGGGAAATGAGACGCTATTCTTCATCTTTGAGGAGAATTCTCCCACCCTGCCATGTTTATACATTGCAGCATCATGTAACCTGTGAGCAAAGTAAGGTTAGGTTAGGCCACGTACCAACTGGTAATTAAGTTACTACAACATTTAGTAACTTGGTAATATAAAACTGTGAAACTTTGCCCAGGCAATTAAACTGATAAACTTGTTTACTGTAattctttctgtgctgcattTATATTTAGCCCTTCAGGGATAAACCAGTTTAAGCTCTCAGGAACCTATATGAACAGAATGAAATCCCAGTCCTCTCCCATTGCTTTAAAGGTGAGATTGATAGCCAAATGTTAAAACCAGTAGAATTCAAGTGGGCATTTCAGTAATGGACAATCATTTTGCTGTCATGATTACTTAGAGGTCATTTTATTCCTCTAAGTGAATATTAAACCAGTTTGTTTGATCTTATTATTTTACACCATGACACAAAATAGCCTAATGCTATCTGAATGCaatatgtgtctgtgtgtttttcatgaatatttctaaatttgttctgctttatgTGTACCTTACTCTAATGCCATGTTTTGTCCTTGCAGGTGTAAAGGCTGCGGAAAAGGTACAGGAAATTATAGTTCAGTCACTGAGCAGACTCGTCAATTTGGGCATAGTAGTAGCATCGGGTGAACATTGAAGGCCTAGTCAAAGACGACAACAAAGCAGGCTAGATGCAGAAAGTGCTGGTGGCatatgtaaaactgaaaaaagaactTCTTACAGGAAGTAGTCATAAAGGGAAAGCCCAAACATTTGATTCCACTGGTATTGAGAGTGATGGTTGGGCAAAGAcatctgaaaaaagaaatgacatcATGATTAGGGGGAATTATTAGGGGGAAAAGAAGAGCATGGTAACTGCAATGGGAAGCAGTTGTTTATGGACCACATCCTAAACTGGTGGGAAATACCATGGTTCTGTTCGCTTGCCTCAAATTATACTGAAATTTAGTGCCTGAGGTGTTTGCTCATCTTTTCTTAGAGGCTTCCGTTCTGTCAGAAATTAGTAGTAACTGATTTGCTTCTCCCACAAGTACTCCACTAATAGCATCTTCATTCCTTCTTCTTTTAATGACAGTGAGCTAACACTTGTAGATATAAAGTGGTGGGAGAAATTACATCATATGTGGCAAAACTGGTTGACCTGTGGAAGTACTAAGAACATGTGTTAACACAGAGTCTACGATGTTCCAGACATAGACTGCAAAACCAACTTTCTCCTGTTAGTACCACTGCAATCTGAATTGAGAACAACTGCAGTCTatataataaagaaatacatactGTTGTGTGGGAGCTTGACTGATGCTGCCAAACAGTCAGATAAACGGTGTTCAGGCAATGAACTCTGGAGCAGAGTGAAGCAGAGATTTCTAACATTAGACCTTTTGCTTGAGGATTTCAGTGCTTATCCCTGCATATGAAATGATGGAACATCATGAGGTGGTGGCCTGATGCATTTGAAGCtatatgtatgtgcatgtgcacacataGGACACAAcaaatttctttgctttgggaGTGGAGGGTGGAGTGGGGAAAGGAAACAGTTATTAAATGTCTGTGCTAGGCTCTTAGATTGGGTAGCAGAAATAAGAGATAATGTACTAAAACTGTAAACTCCGTTATCTGTCTTAAGCTTTTGTAAATTGTTACCGGTGGCATTCATATTAGTTTCTCTTTATTGGAGTAACTTGCATCTGTAAGAGCAGAACATTCTTTAATAGGGAGAAATTCCCTTTGGTGtgcaggaaaattaaaactgagGGTCTGTCATTGAGAAAATCTCAAAGGCTAAAACTTTGGCACATAACCTAGCCTCTTTAAATGAGCACTTCCTTGCCCAAAGTTTGGTCACACTTGAGAGGTGAGCTTTCCAAAACCCATATTCTTCTGTCACTTACATGCTGGGACTCTTGGAGTTTGTGCCATTATGGTCAAATTCTTCCTGTAGGATAGAGGTTTTCTGGGCAAGTTTCGGGTCTCAGTAACATGCAAAGACTCATACTCAAGGACATGCAATTCAAGCTCTGTAGAATGCCAAGTAGGTGGCAAACTTCCAGGAGTCCCAGCTTTTCACAATTCCTTGACCATGAACTAACTTCCTGACCATGTAAGTTATTaatactgtcaaaaaaaaatctaggtaCACAGCTGGTGTCCTGGAAAAATGGACGTTCACTGTGAATAAGGACAATCCACTGTTACATTAATGACCAAAGTGTTCCTGCCAGCTACATGCTGTcatgggttttttgtttgtgtttttaatcattttcactGGAGTAATGACCGGTTTAAAATTGCTCAACAAGACCCACACAAAAGGGAGCCAGCATTCCAGACCAGAGAGCTCATGTTGAAACACTGTGGCTCTAGCCCTCCCAACCAGTTGAAGAAGTATTTGTCACCTTGGTCAGCCAAAGGTTGCTCTGGGGATTATcaatcaaatgaaaaacaacatggGTATGAAATTGAAATGGCAACACCCTGCAAAAAATCCAAAGAGAAATTAGGCATGCAGGGCTGGTCTCCAGCAGGGATTTTGACATCAGCATGGCAGAATGGTCCAGCATGTGAAGGTCTGAACAATAATACTGGAGATCTGCATTTGTGTCAAAACTCTGTAGCTGCTGCAGGGTGTTCATGGGAAACCATCTCTTCCCTGTGTCCCTTTTTAGCCTTTATCTGCCTTCTTTTATTAAGCACAGAAACTCTTCAGAGCAGCATGTGTCCTACCACATTGGGCCCTGAGCCATAGTGGAAATCCCAGGTGCTACCTGCCAGGATGAAACTCCATCATGTTCACAAGCTCGAAAGGCAATCTTTAAAGGCAATGACCATGCTAGGGAGAATGACAAGTTGTGTCAATCAGATTGTCAGTAGGGAAGGGGTTTCTGCACCATGAACACCATAAGGTGTTTCCATGAAGGGAAATGACCTCTTCTAGCTGCGCTTGCAGGAGATCtcattctctcttccttccccaagAGAGAATTACAGTACATACTCACCTATTAACAGTccctgagggaaaaaatatctgattaGAGAAAAAGCCAGACTCCTTCCACAACATCTAAGCAAATTGTTCAGGCTCTTTGTGGGCATGAAGCTACAATGGCTTAGTCTAGCTGTCTTCACCTTGCCTCTTGCTATTCTTGCAATGCAAAAAAGTGCTAACTAAATAAGGAGTGCTTGTCTTGATAGGTAGCTCCCAATTACAACACCCTGTTTTCTGAGCCAGAGCTCTGGAGTAAAACGCTTTCTAAATAACAAAGAACTATCTATATAACTTACAGTAGGTATATTCAGTTCTTAACTTATTTGGGGGGAAGAGGGACTAAAATATATGAGACATATATGAGCATTGCTTGTGACCTCTcatatgctgttttttttgtttttgttttgtagatgATAGTTCTACTCCACCAGCACCGTTTGATCACCGGATTGTCTCAGCCAAAAGGGTGGGGATCAGCAGTTATTATAACGTCAACAAGAATGAAATCCTGGGAGGGTAAGTCAAGTGAACCCAATCAACACAAGAAGCAAGGCAAAAATTTACAGCCAGACACCCCAGGAGGTGAATGGAAGCAACATGCCTCACTAGAGTCAAAGACGTGAAAGTCTAAGCTCTAACAGTGCTTTAGAGAGGAATGAAAACAGGAGGCTGATTTTACTGTGTGAGTGAATTTTGTCTAAAGGTTTGGCACCACCAGACTTGGCTTGTATTTGGTGTTGTTCTAGGTCAGCCAGCTGCCCTCAGGCTCTGTGACGGTGCTCATATGTTGCTGTAGTACTTCACATTGCAGCCAGCAGAATGTAGAGACATGTAGGTTTCTCCCCCTTAGTGCAGCCCATCCCTGACAATACATGCACGTTTTCAGATAGATCAGAAAGCTAATCTGCCAGGCCATCTTGCTTGATGAGAGTTGTTTGATCTCTCATGATGACATAATTTAGGATAGGGTGATATAATTTCTGATAGCAGTGTGGTCTTAGCAGCTGCTAATGAAATCACATCCTTCCCTTGGAGTAGAATGATGACATGGAGAGAGGCAGATTGTACACTTAAGTGAGTTATTATCCTTACAGTATGTATGACTGTTAGCTTGCCTGGGATACCTCATAACGTATTAAAAGCTTATAGATGTAATGAAGCAAGTATTACTGAATCATACAAATGGAATATCAGCTAAAACAGTGTGATTTTGGTGCACCTAATGAGTAGTAACAAGTTTAATGTACACAGCAAAATAGCAATGATAGAGCAACTGAAACGGAGCTCATTAGGGAGAGGATAATTTCTGTTGTGCATAACCTAGTTTACATTCAGGACCAACACCAGCACCactggatgatttttttttctttttttttcttttttttcttttttttttccctagaggGCGATTTGGTCAAGTGCacaaatgtgaagaaaaagcaacGGGTCTCAAGCTAGCAGCCAAAATTATAAAAGCCAGAGGTGCTAAAGAGAAGGTTGGTTGAGTCTTTTTTCCGTAATGGATTCCACATTGTTCTTCAGCTACAGGTCTGGCCTGTTTTGCAAACCTCATAGCCATCCGGGGTTTGCTTTCACAGGAAAGACATGCATAGCATCCTTTCCATGACAGCTGTGTCATTAATGGCATTCAAGGGTGGGATTTGTCTCAGCCATCTGTCTAAGGCATAGCTGTCTGCGGCCAAGCTGATCACTGAGAATCCCCTTATAGTCAGTGGAGAGATTGGCATTATTGGAGCCAAAGCATGTAAAATAGTTGGGCTGAATGGAGGTACCAGTCTTTCTCCCCTGACTGCAAAGGAAGGTTTTGAGGACTGTCTTGGACATTTCTTACACATATTGATTTTTCATACCTACGGCTGGTTGAAACAAATCCTGTttcacttctctcttttctttacatATCTTTGAACACACCAGTTGCCCATCAGTGCTCTCGCTCgttctttcccctccctttttctcttAATATATAACTGAAGCAGTCCCCTGCTCAGGCTATGAGTTCAGTCCAGAGATATCTACCACTGCCAGAGCAATCAAAGGCAAACCCTGGGTATGGTTGCTGtgaatgaaaacatgaagaTAATGTACATGTTTGGTTCAAACTGATGATGTCCTGGTTCATGTAGCTTTCTGAGAATAAAGGCTTCTGAAACAGCACTCATGATTCTTTACAGGATGAAGTGAAGAATGAAATAAGTGTCATGAACCAGCTGAATCACGTGAACCTCATCCAGCTGTATGATGCCTTTGAATCCAAAAATGATATTGTCCTAGTAATGGAATAGTaagtttgtttttatccttccctttctgtcttTACCACTTTTGCTGGAATTatccttttccttcttactTTCTCTTGATATTAGAAACAAGGCTTCTAACAGGTGAAAAGATATAAAAGATGTCCccaggaataaaaaataaaaataaaaattcaagaaTTCAAGAAAAAGTTGTCCCATGGAaccatttattcatttttttcaagtgatgGTCCACACTACTGGTGCTTTAAAACCACTACCCTATTTAAAGAGCTGTTATATAGATTCTCTTTAATTTCATATGGTATTTTGTGTCAGATAAGAAACAGACATCTCAGAATATCTCCAGTTCTGTGaggcaaatgaaaaaacatcttACAGTGAAGAGGAGCCAACTGTACACGTTGTAGATAATCTTTATATTGGGTCTCCAAAAGGATTAACCTGCCTTTTATGCTAGTTTATCAAGCTAATTGGGTTCAAAATTGCTGCATTAAAGTCAAGATAAATAGATGTTTTAAGGAAgccaaaaataatgtaattaaaacaatgaaatacatGGGAAAAGGTTAGAAGTCATATGATCTTGACTCTTCAGTATATTCTCATATAGCCCTATGAATTTGATCTACAGGTTTAGCATAACACAAAAGCTAAAAGTCTGTGCAGATATGAATTGGAGACATTCTGAAATGTAATAAGAAATTAAGAAGtcattttcactgattttttgttgCTTCACATTCAGATTTTGGATCATGTTCCCCTTAAACTCTGAGGGAGAAGACCAAGTATTTAAATGCAGATTGTCTAGCATATTGTCTTGTTTTAATATGTGACTTCATTAATTCCACTGGTACAAAATTACATCCCAAGATGTCGTATCTGAATGGATGGATGGGAGACTGGGCTCCCAAGCCTTGAAGAAGCTCAGGACAGTATGCATCAAAACCCAGTACTTGGAAAGTTCAGATCAGAGTACAAGCTCATATTGCACACCTCCCTGACTGTGAATGATTAAAATAGTCAATAGTATAAATTATGTATTACTGTAACTACATGGGTTTGGATTTGGGCTTGGTCATCACTTCATTGTCTTTCTCTCGTCAGTGTGGAAGGAGGAGAATTGTTTGACAGAATTATTGATGAAAACTGCAATTTGACAGAGATGGATACTATTTCATTCATAAAACAGATCTGCGAGGGAATTCAGTACATGCACCAAATGTACATTCTTCATTTGGATCTAAAGGTAGAGAACTGacatgtttgttttgtgcagTGACAGCTGTAGAAATTCTCTATCTTAAGGGTAGGCTATACAGCTTAGCAGATTCCCATGGCAGAAACAACAAATGTCCTTATTCTGCTTTCCTTAAACTGATGGGTATTTACTTTAACCACATTGAGATCAGTTAAATCATTACAGGGGTAAGTAATTTAGATGAGAAATGTGGTCACATGTCATCAAGCCCTATAGCTCTTGAGTTTtctacagaattattttacagaaagccAGCAACTGGCTACAATATCTTGGAATTTTCAATTTTGATATTTGGATCTCAAGATACTGTGCGACTATTACTTAATTCAGCTGCACAAGATCTCTGTCTTATGCATCAGCCATGGGAATTAACTGCATTTTTACCATGCAGAAGCCAAGGCAAGAGTGAGTGGAGGGTCGTTTGAGGGTCATTTGTGGTCAGTGAAAACCCAGCATATCTTTCTAAGGTCTATGCCGCACTGTTGTGGTCACGAAAAGGCATCAGTAGATAGCCAGCCTGagggaaaatacattaaaatgtacttGCTAAAATTGAACCAATAAAAAACAGGCAGTGGCTGATGGAACAGATACAGCATCTCTGTGTTGGGTTTAACAATAGCTGCCAGTACAGCTGAAAGTCCAGAAAAGGGTAGCAGATTCTCCATCAGGAGCTTGCTTAGTTTTGTGAACTATTTAACTGTATACACAaaatttcctgttatttctttccaaaaatgaaTTCACCAATTGCATGTTCTTACACTAGTTGATTGCTAATGGTTGACTGTCACCCCTCAGAAAGCATGttgtaatgttatttttcattaagctGGACATTTAAGCTGCATCTTTTTCCCTTAAACCAGGTTTTTATCAAATAAAAGACATGTTTCTTACCATTATTTAGTGCAGGAATAAAAGGGGATGATGTCTTAAGTTTTATGACTGGTTATAAAGCCCCCTAATGATCCCTGAGCTttacaagaaagcaaaaggaaacaaaaagcgCACAAGAGGGGTTTTTCATTGGTGAGATTTTTATTACAAGCACTGTTTTTGGCTTGTAATAACTGAGTTAACGTAGTACATCTTTAATGTTGTTAGCGTTTATATTATAGTACTGGTTAAGCAAATGAGCAGATGTTTATTGGGATCTGCTTCAGTTGCTGATCAATGACCAGACTcgcttttctctttgtttataAACATATTGATAACTAGAAACCTGCCAAGAAAAATTTCACAAAGTTCTATGGGACATGCTAATTATGTTCTCTGAGAGAGGAGATGGTACAGTTTAAATATGAGGTGAGGTCAAACTGCTGACATAAAGACACATATACAATCCAAGAAATTCTTCCCAGAGACCTCTCTTCTCATGTGCTAGCCAGCTATGGCCTCTCcctcctgttttgtttgctcaCAGACACATGAGTTTGAGGAAGAAAGCTTTAAATTGAATGAAATTCATCCTGACCATAATCATCCAGGACCTCAGAAACTATGGACATATGGTGTTTAAAAGTCCTACATGTAAAAAGAATTAGTAATGGTGACAAAGGTTAACTAATGTTTTAAGTGTTGAgggctgttttatttcaaagaggACTCAAAGAGCAACAAGACAGAGTAGCTATAAAACTGCTGGCAGTGAATACGAGACTCTAATTTAGgtttttacatttcaaagacAATTGGCCAAATTCTATTCTCATTCCCTTCTGTATGAATTTGGACAAATTCTAGGAAGCCAGTGGATTCTTGCCAGAGAATGAAGAACTACACTTGGCCATGTGAAAATCCAGAGGGATTTAACCTGTGAATCCCACcttttcacaaaatcacagaatcacagaatttgcTATAATATCtaatgaaaatgtgaagttGATGTGACTATTATAACATACCAGTGTTCAGTCAGACAGTTACTGCCACAACATCCATGAACTCAGAAACATAAAGCTAATATATAATCGTAAaagatgttgttgtttttgtttttaaattccaaTGTCAGCTTAATAAGGTGTGTAAAACCACAGTGCCAGCATCCTGAAACCTCCCTTTGGAAGTCTGCATTCTCTGTCCCACTTCCCCTAATGAGTTCTTATCTGAACTGCTGCCTTATGTCAAATTGAAATGCCAAGGAGAAGAAGCAGTTACAAGGCACAGAACACCCAACCTCGACTGCTATGTGATAGCAGGGGGGTACCCATGCAGAGAAATCTGACcaaggaggaaagcaaaaggtgctttttttttatgctaCAGTTTGCTAAAAGCCCAATTTGTCATACTTGTTTCTCATTGATGTGTTTTCTGGTTTCTCTTGGCAGCCAGAAAATATCTTGTGTGTGAACCGAGCtgcaaatcaaataaaaattattgatTTTGGATTGGCAAGAAGGTATGTGCTCTTGCTAGTT
Proteins encoded in this window:
- the MYLK4 gene encoding myosin light chain kinase family member 4 isoform X4, with the translated sequence MDLPLQRNAAWIAGSFCLLASYLWHALWAVLSCGRKRKIPAPGSTQDIKEKSHLSEMGTNSTKEKKPPDSTEGAIQKSQSCSHEEEVDKLNKENAERESSVLLQMDPPRLHHEGPEQKQEKLAFESCNRHRRGSVQKSFTTERQQEQEALDDACQRITGQEIESESPADGERKEEHQVSVAEKQEERKNEGEGVADKNEKEDKEPPALSPNQDEAGQSQDEEATEGRCKGCGKDDSSTPPAPFDHRIVSAKRVGISSYYNVNKNEILGGGRFGQVHKCEEKATGLKLAAKIIKARGAKEKDEVKNEISVMNQLNHVNLIQLYDAFESKNDIVLVMEYVEGGELFDRIIDENCNLTEMDTISFIKQICEGIQYMHQMYILHLDLKPENILCVNRAANQIKIIDFGLARRYKPREKLRVNFGTPEFLAPEVVNYEFVSFPTDMWSVGVIAYMLLSGLSPFLGDDDNETLNNILACSWDFEDEEFRGVSDQAKDFISKLLIKEKCWRISATAALKHPWLSDHKLHCRLQKKAKGTCVSQAPPTP